TATCTGTATCTAAAACACTACTTACATTAGGGGCAGACAAGTATGCCGGATTTTTCTTTTCACGTTCTGTTTTGTACTTTTGTCCTTCTTTCCAATCTAACCAAATAACTAATTGATTATCTGGCGCTTCTGCTAAAATCGTCTTTGTAACGTCTGCAAATTTATCAGCGCTTTTTAGTTTTAATGTAACAATTGGATTATTGCTAGAATCAAAAGCTTGTTTAGCCCCGCCTGCTACAAGATCGCTACCGTTCATCATCATTTTATCGTTCGCATCTCTAAATGATAATTGCGCAGTTGTGGATAGCATTTTGCGAGCCTCTTCTTGGTCGGTTACCCCCGCAAGTTGAACTCGAATACGGTTTTTCCCTTCGATTTGAATACTTGGTTCAGCCACTCCTAATGAATTAATCCGCTTATCGAGCGCTGTAACCGTGTCTGTCATGGTTTGCTTCGACACAGTTCCTTCCCCATCTGCAGGTGAAACTTCATAAAGAACTTCAAATCCCCCTTGAAGATCTAGTCCAAGATTGATGTTTTGCATAACCATTTTTGCGGTACCAAATACAGCACCAAAGATAATTGCAACTACTAGAAAGAAAATAACTATCTTACTCTTTTTAACCATTTCTGTTTCGTTCCTCCCTCATCTAAACCATAACAAATCCAGTCTATCAACAAATAGTTACATTTTTTTGTACGTATTTGTCAGCAGACTGTTAATCTTCCACATTTGATTGAAGTGTGTTTTCCACTTTAGACATATGGTTATTTGATTGTTGTTCAGCTGTTGTCATAATAAATTGCATTAATTGTCCAATTTTCATTTGCATAATGTCATTCATTCTTTCATGCAAAGCTGGGGCTGGCCGGTTTTTCCACTTTTCTTCCGTTAAAAACGACCAAATATGGCTGGCCTTGATTTCTCGGTAGCCTAGAATATGAAAATCCTCCACTTTTATTAATATCGCTGGTTCTAAATCTTCATACCAAGCTGAAAATGAATCCGTCATCAAGTCATCCCCTTTCTTAAACAATAAGCATATTCCCATTTTATCTAAAAACTAGCTAAATGGGAAGTATAAGCTCTAAATTTTTATGATTAAAAAATGCCATTTCACCGCTTAGAGGGAAATGGCATTTTTAATTTGCTAATTATTTGTTGTCTTCAGTAACTTCAGTGTCATCAGAAGTTGTTTCTGTAACAACTGGAGTAGAAACTGTGTTGCCTTTTTCAAGTACAGTTCTTACTGCATTACGGTCAAACGTTAATTTGTTGTTTCCGCATTTTAAAATGACTGTGCCATCTTCAATTGCCTCTACAATACCGTGAAGTCCACCGATAGTGATAATTTTATCACCTTTTGCTAAACTACTTTGCATATTTTGCACTTCTTTTTGACGTTTTTGTTGAGGTCTGATTAATAAGAAATAAAACAGAACAATCATCAAAATAATTGGTATAAATGTTACAATACCGCCCATATTTTCCAACTCCTTTCGATACTATATATATTAGAAATTTTTTGCATCAGGACGATTAAATCCGTATTGCTCAAAAAATTCTTCCCTAAAATCAGCAAGACGATCTTCCATAATAGCGGAACGAACCTGCTTCATTAAGTTTAACAGAAAATGAAGATTATGATAAGTTGTAAGTCTAATCCCAAAAGTTTCTTCACAACGAATCAAATGTCTAATGTATGCACGTGAATAATTTTTACAAGTATAACAATCACAATTTTCATCAATTGGACGGAAATCATGTGTGAACTTAGCATTTTTAATTACTAAGCGTCCATTAGATGTCATACAAGTACCATTACGCGCTATACGAGTAGGAAGAACACAGTCAAACATGTCAATCCCACGAATGACCCCATCTATAAGTGAATCCGGCGAACCAACACCCATTAAATAACGTGGCTTGTTGGTTGGTAAAAGTGGTGTTGTGTGTTCGAGTACTTGGTTCATAACGTCTTTCGGTTCCCCAACCGATAAACCGCCAATTGAATATCCTGGAAAATCAAGGGAAACTAAGTCTTTAGCGCTCTGTGCGCGCAAATCTTCATATGCACCGCCCTGAACGATTCCAAATAATCCTTGGTCATCTGGTCTAGCATGTGCTTTTAATCCGCGTTCAGCCCAGCGTGAAGTTCGTTCTACCGATTTCTTCATGTATTCATGCGAGGCAGGATATGGTGGGCATTCATCAAAACTCATCATAATGTCTGATCCGAGCGCATTTTGAATTTGAATTGCTTTTTCTGGTGATAAGAAAAGCTTGTCGCCATTTAAATGATTACGGAAATGAACGCCCTCTTCTTTGATATCACGCATTTTACTCAAACTAAACACCTGAAAACCACCTGAATCCGTTAAGATTGGTTGATCCCAGTTCATAAATTTATGTAGTCCGCCCGCTTCTCGAATCAATTCTTCACCGGGACGTAACCATAAGTGATAGGTGTTGCTCAAAATAATACCTGCGCCCATTGCTTTTAATTCTTCTGGCGACATTGTTTTTACCGTTGCAAGTGTTCCAACTGGCATAAACATAGGCGTATCAAATGTGCCATGTGGTGTATGGATTTTACCGAGACGAGCACCTGTTTGTTTATCTGTTTTTATTAGTTCATAACGAATGGCAGACATGTGTGACCTCTTTCTAATTTACTCTATTCACTAGCATAACGAAAAATGCGTATGAAAACAAGCTTTTCTGTTATTTTTTTCGCAAATTAATGAATAAACATTGCATCGCCAAAACTAAAGAATCGATATTGCTCTTCTACGGCATGGTTATAGGCTGTTAAAATTTTATTCCGATCAGATAAAGCGGATACAAGCATAATTAATGTAGATTTTGGTAGATGGAAATTCGTAATTAAGGCATCTACGGCTCGGAAGGTATATCCTGGTGAAATAAAAATATCTGTCCAACCAGATTCAGCTACTATATTACCTTCATGACGACTGGCAATCGTTTCTAACGTCCTAATGGATGTAGTTCCAACTGCTATGACTTTTCCACCGGTTTCTTTTACTCTATTAATTCGTTCCGCAGCTTCTTCTGTTAAACGATAAAATTCGGAATGCATTTTGTGATTCGTTGTATCTTCCACATCGACTGGGCGGAAAGTTCCTAGTCCCACATGGAGAGTCACAAAAATAATTTCTACACCTTTTTCTTTAATTTTCGCAAGCAAATCTTCTGTAAAATGAAGTCCCGCTGTAGGAGCTGCTGCTGAACCATTTTCTTTTGCATAAACGGTTTGGTAACGATCTTGATCCGCTAATTGCTCTTTAATGTATGGTGGTAACGGCATTTCACCAAGTTGTTCTAATACTTCATAAAAAATACCTTCATAAGAAAACTCGAGAATGCGACCGCCGTGCTCTAGTTCTTCAAGACAAGTTGCTTGTAACGCACCATCACCGAATATAATAGTTGCACCTTGACGAATTCTTTTTGCAGGTTTTACCAAGGCTTCCCAAGTATTTCCTTCTTTTTGCTTTAACAGTAATACTTCGATATGAGCGCCTGTTTCATCCTTAATGCCATGAAGA
The nucleotide sequence above comes from Listeria ivanovii subsp. londoniensis. Encoded proteins:
- a CDS encoding post-transcriptional regulator; protein product: MTDSFSAWYEDLEPAILIKVEDFHILGYREIKASHIWSFLTEEKWKNRPAPALHERMNDIMQMKIGQLMQFIMTTAEQQSNNHMSKVENTLQSNVED
- the yajC gene encoding preprotein translocase subunit YajC, giving the protein MGGIVTFIPIILMIVLFYFLLIRPQQKRQKEVQNMQSSLAKGDKIITIGGLHGIVEAIEDGTVILKCGNNKLTFDRNAVRTVLEKGNTVSTPVVTETTSDDTEVTEDNK
- the tgt gene encoding tRNA guanosine(34) transglycosylase Tgt; protein product: MSAIRYELIKTDKQTGARLGKIHTPHGTFDTPMFMPVGTLATVKTMSPEELKAMGAGIILSNTYHLWLRPGEELIREAGGLHKFMNWDQPILTDSGGFQVFSLSKMRDIKEEGVHFRNHLNGDKLFLSPEKAIQIQNALGSDIMMSFDECPPYPASHEYMKKSVERTSRWAERGLKAHARPDDQGLFGIVQGGAYEDLRAQSAKDLVSLDFPGYSIGGLSVGEPKDVMNQVLEHTTPLLPTNKPRYLMGVGSPDSLIDGVIRGIDMFDCVLPTRIARNGTCMTSNGRLVIKNAKFTHDFRPIDENCDCYTCKNYSRAYIRHLIRCEETFGIRLTTYHNLHFLLNLMKQVRSAIMEDRLADFREEFFEQYGFNRPDAKNF
- the queA gene encoding tRNA preQ1(34) S-adenosylmethionine ribosyltransferase-isomerase QueA translates to MKVEDFDFDLPEELIAQTPLLDRTSSRLMVLDKATGEIKDQHFTDILSYLHEGDALVLNDTRVLPARLHGIKDETGAHIEVLLLKQKEGNTWEALVKPAKRIRQGATIIFGDGALQATCLEELEHGGRILEFSYEGIFYEVLEQLGEMPLPPYIKEQLADQDRYQTVYAKENGSAAAPTAGLHFTEDLLAKIKEKGVEIIFVTLHVGLGTFRPVDVEDTTNHKMHSEFYRLTEEAAERINRVKETGGKVIAVGTTSIRTLETIASRHEGNIVAESGWTDIFISPGYTFRAVDALITNFHLPKSTLIMLVSALSDRNKILTAYNHAVEEQYRFFSFGDAMFIH